The Arachis ipaensis cultivar K30076 chromosome B03, Araip1.1, whole genome shotgun sequence region AACATGGAGCAAGTAAGACTAAACTGCAACTCTTGCATCTTATCCGCGTAACTCGGAGCAGAGGGACAACCTCACCTTTATCTCTTGCTTAGACGGTGTTACGATTTTCAAGCTAAAACAAGTGGATCACGCCACTGCATCTTATTCGGTGTCTTGAACCTTTATCGCTGCATCTTGTACCTTGTACGTATGGTTACGGTCTTTAATTTGTTTTTGAGTGAATACCCAACCTGGCTCttaacaattatctcgaaaggactaCGATGCTCCCAACAAAAAAAACACCCAACCCGATccctaaactttatttttatgggACTGATTAGTCTCTGTaccaaaacaaaaaacaaaaaaatactgCCACAGGGACTAATAAGtcctataaaaataaattttaggaGTCGGAttgagtatttttttttgtttagagatCTTGTTGTCTTTCGAATTAATTGTTTGAGCCGTTTAGatttttctatttgtttttctcCGATTTCTTGGGCACTAAGATATGGAATGATAGGAATTAGGAACGAAGTTGAAAAATGGGTAAGAGAGTAAGAAAGTGAATGGGGATGTGAAAAATGCATGCAAATGTGGGGACATAGAAAAAGGTGCAAGTGTAAGGGGTTTAGGGATCGGAAATGAACGTGTTGGGGTTATGCATGGATGGTGTTGGGTTGCGTCACTCTAACTCACTCACTGTCGCTTTTTGTTGGCTTCAAAACCCCTCTTTTATTTGTTCCAAACTCAAGTGGATTATAGCTGGTTCTTGTATGTTTCGTACCAAAAGGACATTATATTGTTGTCAAATGCGTGCTGCATGTCAAAGTGAATGGATGACTGCTGTTACTACCGCTCTTTGGgaccaatcttcttcttcttcctctgccCTCCATAATTCGTTCGGCTAGGAGAGTAACAAAAATGAGTTATCAAACAATTAAAAAAgtatatatttaaatttcaaaaatttcacacttaaaatttatattaattcATTACtggttaatttttcttatttctgcaaaatttatatcaaacttAACTAGTATTTACAATATtaacaaaatattataataagaGTCTAATAAGACGCAAGGGAaggaatataatatttttaactcCACTATCTAGAAGAACAAAATTAACAACCTTCTTCAATTCctaacaaattaaatatttttaacattCATCATGTCCATATATAGATGGTAGCTAATTGGATGGAGGTAGCGGTGCTTCTTGTATGATTCTCAACAAATGATAACGACATCGTCTTTATTTCTCGTAAATATATAGAATGACTCTCGATTATATCGATCCATACAttcttttaaattcaaataaaaaagcaGTGACAAAACTATGTTGACAAGCATTAATAACGTTTATATAGTTGCTAAAAAGAAAAACTCTAGTTAGTCATGCGTTGCGATAATGCATAATTAACTTAACTAAatgatgataataaaaaatatattcggaaagataattattatttaatatttttattgttataaAGTTATAATATTTCAAATGAGTTTCTCAACTTATTCTtgttatttattttactataattaaatttaataactaTTTGTATGACtagttttttaaaaagttatattCTTACAGTATACGAGTTAAGTTGAATTTTTTGTGCAAGTAAACTTAAACCTGATTTTCTTTGAGTAATTCCTCTAGTGATAATCAGTTCAGACTGACTTGAATGCAACCAAGGTCGTGTTTAGATTTGTCTAGGTGATGAATACCAAAGCCCAAAGGGGCAACCAAAAGATAAATTAATTGTTAGGTTAACTACAATAATAATGATGATACCAAGATGAAAGTTTGTATGGACTGGCGATGAGTATAGATCTAAAAGAGTGATGTGTACATAAAAGGGCCAAAAATCCAATGAATTGGGGCAGCTTAAAACCCGAATTGGATTGATGAGGTTTCAGCTTCTTTGTTAACAAAATGGGCCTTCTAGAAAGCAAGCCCAGGTTGTCCGAATGAATCCCAAGCCTTGAGCTTTTCTccagaccaaaaaaaaaaaaaaaacattgagCTTTTCTTGGCGTGAAAGACACCTTTACACCCCTACAACATGAGCCCCCAACCTCCCTCTTCTCCTTCACTTCTTCTTCCCAAATCTGAACCTCCATGGCTCCATTCCTCTACCTCTAACCTCCTTGTCCTTCTAATCTATCACGCTGCCTCACCTCCTCCTTTTCCCCACTGTGTCGCGCTCACTGCCAGCCTCATCTTCTCCCAGCCGCACGCGATTCGCCGGCGTCGATGCATCACCTCCTCCTTGCTGCGTCGTCGTTCGCCTAGCTTCGCGGTTGTTCTCTGCGCTTGCTAGTCGCACTTCGCCGTAGCTTGTCACTTTGCTTATTTAGTTTCAGGTAATATTGGGAAtgaaattcaaatattgaaataTGATATGTTAACTGATAGAGTAAATGTTCAAATTGGTTTAAGACATGTAGGATATCAAATCAGTTGCTTCCAAGACTTTTAACATCGAGTTGGTTTTTTGTAGAACAAAATAATCATCAATTTAAGGACCAACTggtatttaaatatatattagacTGAAGGACTGAATTGATGCCATTTTAAATAGAGAGACCAAATTGATGTACAAACTGTTTAGAGTGTAAAGGACCAACTTGATGGTGCTAAAATCTTTGGAGAACTAAATTGAGCTTTTACTTTCATTTCATATATGTTTCATTTCATATCATATCATATGCAAATCTGCAGCAAATTTTTacagattttgatgattgatgaactTTTATGTTGGAATTTCATATTTGGATTTAAGTTTGTACTTTTTCTAAAGATCTTAAGACTTTGGTTGATGACATTTCATGTATTACttcaaatttaaaagatattttaaaatttataagcGTAGAGATGAAACATGCGGCCGAGGCTGCACCGGAGGAAAACTGCTCTGCCAAGCCAGCCTCCAAGGGGGAGGGTCTCCGCCAGTACTACTCTGTCCACATCCATGAGCTACAGCTCTTTCTCCGCCAGAAAACGCACAATCTCAACCGTCTCGAGGCTCAGCGCAACGAGCTCAATTCTAGAGGTACTCTCCTTAGTCCTTACCCTAACCCTACCTTTACCCTTGCCCTAATCTATACATGACTGcctttattataaaataaaattaatgcgTTTAATAACTATTTGGTTGGATTTAGTgctataattaataatttaagttaACTAATGAAAGGGTGTTTCTGTGGTTAATGGCAACTTTGGACAGTGAGGATGCTCAGGGAGGAGTTGCAGCTTCTCCAGGAGCCCGGATCATATGTAGGGGAAGTTGTGAAAGTTATGGGAAAGAACAAAGTCTTAGTCAAGGTCCGGTCTCGCTCCTCTGCTTTCTGTTTATTCTACTCTCTGTGGTGAATTGAAGCTTTTTACGTTTCCTCTCCTGTATTACAATTATCGTTATCTAAAATTGGCATCTTAATATTTACTTCGATTCGCATGTTGTCAAGATACCTAAATGGTTGTGTCATTCTGCTATAGGCATAAGTATCATTTGAACTTGCACTCTAAATCATTGATGGACATATTCTTCTTCGAAATTTTTGTTCAGTTAAGGACACCTAAGCTTCGTCTGATTTGTTACAGATCTATGTTTTATCGTTTAAAGGTCCCTTTTTCTGGATTATGGAGTGTCGTCTTTCTTGTCTACAAAACCCTTTATGTCCTTGAAGAGTGTTTTATATGGATTTGGATTATTTATGGGATGTTTTGATTATAATCACTAATGAGAATCTAGATGAAGTTCTGATTTTCCTATTCTTTCTTCAGGTTCATCCAGAAGGGAAATATGTGGTGGACATTGATAAAGATGTTAACATTACAAAGATTACTCAATCGACAAGAGTAGCTCTTCGTAATGATAGTTATGTCCTTCATTTAATTCTACCGAGCAAAGTTGATCCATTGGTCAATCTGATGAAAGTTGAGAAAGTTCCGGATTCTACTTATGACATGATTGGTGGCTTAGACCAGCAAATCAAGGAGATTAAAGAGGTATGTAATCATATAAGATATTGACTGATATGCTTCCAATATTTGCATTTTGTGAGATCTATTTATCCATCTTTTTAATCCGCATATACATtttttgtatatttatattttaagtgTATTCATCATAGAAAATAATTATAATTGTTGCTGAGTCTCATGTATGTCATCAATTTTTCAGGTCATTGAGCTACCAATTAAACATCCTGAACTGTTTGAAAGTCTTGGAATAGCTCAACCTAAGGTACTATCTCTTTTGAGATTGTCACACAACTTACCATGCTTCCATCAGTATATTGtactttttgttctttgtttGCATACGTTTTTTCACTTTCCCCATTTGCTGACAATCTCATGAATCGCAGGGTGTTCTACTCTATGGGCCACCTGGTACTGGAAAAACGTTGTTGGCTAGGGCAGTGGCACATCATACTGACTGTACCTTCATCAGGGTATCTGGGTCTGAATTAGTTCAGAAATACATTGGAGAAGGTTCCAGAATGGTCAGGGAACTTTTTGTCATGGCCAGGTACATTCTCTTCTTATCTCAGCTTGTTATGCTCATTGTGTGTTGCCCTTCATTGAAATGGGGGGAAAATATGTGCCTGGCTCCCTGTGGCTTCACCACTTTGTGGATTGAATATGCTTCTGTTATTAGTAATGTTGTGGTTGTGAACTTTGTAGTTGGATGCTTATTAATCTGAGAATGAATTTGGCATAAATATTAATCCTTCTCCAATTTCAAGTAAGTGCCGGTTGAAAAGAGAAAAATTATACTTATAAAGAGTTTTGCattaacattctttgattcattgGTTTATTGGTTTGTATGCTAGGAACTATGCCTGATGAAGACATGCTTAACCATATTATGATTGTGACGTAACACTACTCCTTTCACAGGGAGCATGCTCCATCAATTATCTTCATGGACGAAATTGACAGTATTGGATCTGCTCGAATGGAATCTGGAAGTGGCAATGGTGATAGTGAGGTGCAGCGCACTATGCTGGAACTTCTCAACCAGCTAGATGGATTTGAAGCTTCAAATAAAATCAAGGTTATACAGTTTGTTTATGTTGGAGCTATACTGCTATTATGCATTCAGGAGAATTTTTTAAAACTAGCCTAgctagaaatagaaaaaaaaaagtaacatatAAACAATATGTTTCACTCTATCTTACTCATTTAAGATATATGTTTATTTAAGCAATTTTATGAGCAAGTtctaaagaaaaatatgcaatacAGGTTTTGATGGCCACAAACCGGATTGATATCCTGGATCAAGCCCTCCTTAGACCTGGACGAATTGACAGGAAGATTGAATTTCCAAACCCAAATGAGGAGGTATGCATAAGTACCTACTACCTTAGCATTTACTCTTTTATATACTTGTTCCAGGAAAGAAGCAAATACACTTACACACACTGCGTTCATATCACTCCTGACACTGAGTTAATCTCATGCAGTCTCGGCTAGATATTTTGAAAATTCATTCAAGAAGAATGAACTTAATGCGTGGCATTGATTTGAAGAAGATCGCTGAGAAGATGAATGGAGCATCTGGTGCAGAGCTTAAGGTATGTTTCACATTGTTTACGCTGCATTTGTCTGTCCAGCTGTTTTTAAGTTGTCTCGATCCTAtccaattttcttttttcttttgtttaggccGTGTGTACAGAAGCTGGAATGTTTGCTTTGAGGGAGAGGAGAGTACATGTGACACAGGAGGACTTTGAGATGGCTGTGGCCAAGGTTATGAAAAAGGAAACAGAGAAGAACATGTCATTGCGGAAGTTGTGGAAgtgatttttctttcatgtttctaGCAATTTATATTCACATTTaccttatttttgttatttatcaTTGTTCGTAATTGGATAAGTTATTCTTACATATCCCCGTTAGTAACTTTTTAATTGTTACCGCTAATTTAATAAGTTATTCTTTATGGTATCCAGAGGCAACAGTCTTGAATAATCAACATGTCTATCATACTCTCAATTCATCGGTGAAAAAAAAGTTCTACTATCAATTTCTGAAAAACTCACTGACAATAATTTCACTACATGGCATCATCTTGTGATTCTCATCATTTAGAGCCTCAACCTCAAAGATCGTCAATCAGCTGCCGAAATTCCAGAATAATTCGAGGAAAATGCAGCAAAGAAAACAAAATCTGAAACCACCACCTAGAAAGAAAGGTGACTAGATGGTCTAACTTCGACTACTTGGCTGGTT contains the following coding sequences:
- the LOC107629487 gene encoding 26S protease regulatory subunit 8 homolog A; the encoded protein is MKHAAEAAPEENCSAKPASKGEGLRQYYSVHIHELQLFLRQKTHNLNRLEAQRNELNSRVRMLREELQLLQEPGSYVGEVVKVMGKNKVLVKVHPEGKYVVDIDKDVNITKITQSTRVALRNDSYVLHLILPSKVDPLVNLMKVEKVPDSTYDMIGGLDQQIKEIKEVIELPIKHPELFESLGIAQPKGVLLYGPPGTGKTLLARAVAHHTDCTFIRVSGSELVQKYIGEGSRMVRELFVMAREHAPSIIFMDEIDSIGSARMESGSGNGDSEVQRTMLELLNQLDGFEASNKIKVLMATNRIDILDQALLRPGRIDRKIEFPNPNEESRLDILKIHSRRMNLMRGIDLKKIAEKMNGASGAELKAVCTEAGMFALRERRVHVTQEDFEMAVAKVMKKETEKNMSLRKLWK